From the genome of Terriglobales bacterium, one region includes:
- a CDS encoding DUF4230 domain-containing protein: MPAPVTTEHSAKPASKAMPLILGLLLGVIATLLIAFALMRAESGPLERLWSAITGRNTRIASQPTVVERIQQLQRLETVVYTMDQIVSGEKDNPILPDFLTGDRLLMLVHGQVVAGVDFKQLHPGDIVISGKEIRVRLPQPQVFMTRVDESRTKVYSRQTGLLVRVDPNLESQVRQQAERQLLEAALQDGILNTAKQNARATLSSMLIGLGFEKVEFD, translated from the coding sequence ATGCCTGCACCCGTGACAACCGAGCATTCTGCTAAACCGGCCTCCAAAGCTATGCCGCTTATCCTTGGCCTGCTGCTGGGAGTAATTGCAACTTTGCTCATTGCGTTCGCGCTGATGCGGGCAGAGTCTGGTCCGCTGGAGCGCCTTTGGTCTGCGATTACGGGACGAAACACGCGCATTGCCAGCCAGCCGACGGTGGTGGAACGAATCCAGCAGCTTCAGCGGCTTGAAACCGTGGTCTACACCATGGACCAGATCGTTTCCGGAGAGAAAGACAATCCCATCCTGCCGGACTTCCTTACAGGCGACCGCCTGCTGATGCTGGTGCACGGACAAGTTGTGGCTGGAGTTGATTTCAAGCAATTGCACCCCGGCGACATTGTCATTAGTGGAAAAGAAATTCGCGTGCGCCTGCCCCAGCCGCAAGTCTTCATGACACGAGTGGACGAATCGCGAACCAAGGTTTACTCGCGCCAAACCGGATTGCTGGTGCGCGTGGATCCCAACCTGGAGAGTCAAGTCCGGCAACAGGCCGAGCGCCAGTTGCTGGAGGCGGCGCTGCAGGATGGCATCCTGAATACCGCGAAGCAGAATGCCCGCGCTACCCTCAGCAGTATGCTCATTGGACTCGGGTTCGAGAAGGTCGAGTTTGACTAG